The Geothermobacter ehrlichii genome has a segment encoding these proteins:
- a CDS encoding plasmid mobilization protein — MGKTVKNPKRFIISCRVNDEEMKLLQKRAREAGTNISNLLRASLEIDRMNQRQAV, encoded by the coding sequence ATGGGCAAAACGGTCAAGAATCCGAAACGGTTCATCATCTCCTGCCGCGTCAACGATGAAGAGATGAAGCTGCTGCAGAAACGGGCAAGAGAGGCCGGCACCAACATCTCCAACCTGCTGCGGGCCAGCCTCGAAATCGACCGAATGAACCAGCGCCAGGCCGTCTGA